The following are from one region of the Salvia splendens isolate huo1 chromosome 2, SspV2, whole genome shotgun sequence genome:
- the LOC121762336 gene encoding zinc finger CCCH domain-containing protein 46-like, with the protein MDACEAMKIVMPRIKSLDAENASRIIGYILMQDQGEKEIIRLALAPDALLLSSVNQVKVCLGLAFPNSLSNSNALQLNSGIRPAAFPNSPRYGYIGGSLSPPPPISPNSNFGGNELSDELLSPSGRSDSLIFQLSEDGGVGGVGCRPCTYLGKGFCRNVDFVGGGDELGSFQQQRFGVRAPFANYNKSSNSLNANQRCGPRNELSRVGMGLSAAMASSSRQIYLTFPADSTFKEEDVAGYFSMFGPVQDVRIPYQQKRMFGFVTFVYPDTVKHILAKGNPHYVCDSRVLVKPYMEKGKAPDKKQFQQQYQNLDRSEYSPNLSPSTMDSKELFDVPIGEHAQLAAGPRMLFNRKEMLRRQLENEAELHNVIELQSRRMGNLQLMDVGYQQHNNRFLPSFQTGVLVSSPRQSQPVENMIVSSDRANPNVLQELDDWQESSKVDHEYSVLEETESSLDNNVSNGNRNRHVKDDDSYLPGSLEHFLPGTLFCSPTKPASED; encoded by the exons ATGGATGCCTGCGAAGCAATGAAAATAGTGATGCCGAGAATCAAGAGCTTGGACGCCGAAAACGCCTCCCGAATCATAGGATACATTCTGATGCAGGATCAAGGGGAGAAGGAGATTATTAGATTAGCCCTAGCACCCGATGCGCTTCTCCTATCCAGCGTCAATCAAGTAAAAGTCTGCTTAGGGCTCGCTTTCCCCAATTCACTCTCGAATTCGAACGCTCTGCAGCTCAATTCCGGAATCCGGCCAGCCGCCTTTCCGAATTCGCCCCGCTACGGCTACATCGGCGGCAGCCTCTCCCCCCCGCCGCCAATTTCGCCCAATTCTAATTTTGGCGGGAATGAGTTGAGTGATGAGTTGCTGAGCCCTAGTGGCCGGAGTGATTCTCTCATTTTCCAATTGAGTGAGGACGGCGGCGTCGGTGGTGTTGGATGTAGGCCGTGTACCTATTTGGGGAAAGGGTTTTGCAGGaatgttgattttgttggtggTGGTGATGAATTGGGATCTTTTCAGCAGCAGAGGTTTGGAGTCAGGGCTCCGTTTGCTAATTACAACAAATCCAGCAACTCTTTGAATGCGAATCAGAG GTGTGGTCCTAGGAATGAGCTTTCACGAGTGGGAATGGGACTGAGTGCTGCTATGGCTTCTAGCTCACGGCAGATTTACTTGACCTTTCCGGCTGACAGTACGTTTAAAGAAGAGGATGTTGCCGGCTACTTTAG TATGTTTGGGCCGGTGCAAGATGTTAGAATTCCATATCAACAAAAGCGGATGTTTGGGTTTGTTACATTTGTGTACCCAGATACTGTAAAACACATCTTGGCTAAAGGGAACCCTCACTATGTGTGTGATTCTCGAGTGCTGGTAAAACCATACATGGAAAAAGGAAAAGCCCCAGACAA GAAACAATTCCAACAGCAATATCAAAATCTAGACAGGTCTGAGTATTCACCAAACTTAAGCCCTTCTACAATGGATTCAAAAGAACTCTTTGATGTTCCGATTGGTGAGCATGCACAGCTGGCTGCAGGACCCAGAATGTTATTCAATAGAAAGGAGATGCTGAGGAGACAATTGGAGAACGAGGCTGAATTACATAATGTCATTGAACTTCAAAGTCGAAGGATGGGGAATTTACAGTTGATGGACGTAGGATATCAGCAGCATAATAATCGCTTTCTGCCAAGCTTTCAAACTGGTGTCTTGGTTTCCTCCCCGAGACAGTCTCAGCCAGTAGAAAACATGATTGTTTCTTCTGATCGTGCTAATCCAAACGTTTTGCAAG AACTCGATGACTGGCAAGAATCATCAAAAGTTGATCATGAGTATTCAGTGCTGGAAGAAACTGAATCTTCCTTGGATAACAATGTTTCGAATGGCAATAGAAACCGACATGTAAAGGATGACGATTCTTATCTCCCTGGAAG TTTGGAGCATTTCCTACCCGGCACTCTTTTCTGCTCGCCAACAAAACCAGCTTCGGAGGATTAA